A genomic segment from Pelobates fuscus isolate aPelFus1 chromosome 7, aPelFus1.pri, whole genome shotgun sequence encodes:
- the AMIGO3 gene encoding amphoterin-induced protein 3 — translation MYIWQKEWAEKLLLIFILGLLDKRSTSVGCPSSCICASDLLSCVRKGLHHVPANLPATSSSLDFSHNNISHLYNNWLLGLPRLHILRLSNNHIKRLPPHAFHNASKLRHLDLSSNFLESIREELFQHLSSLEELLLYKNSIKHVDDGAFVHLSSIRKIYLSWNKLTSFSFSSLQNLTNPNLRTLDLSSNHFLKLPVEEVSSLPAFIKNGLYLHNNPLTCHCSLFALFTHWDHRHFSSVVDFSREYTCRYMGHPRAVVHILQTQKGFDNCSMDTMHGFPDTGVRVLVGKHLMVTCNSSFSQENTTYLWITPTYDFIFPPGNNNQSIKIHPNGSLEINKAQTWNSGIYLCIAVNRRLSYNFTHEVNVTVHYPKHDGESFNTGLTTLLGCVVTLVLVFIYLYMTPCRCFLCCSRPLQTPSPPQESSAQSSILCGTPPATDGPINRKAGISRHVVFLEPIKEGGAEKKPKFLQLKSGSDSSVFSDSPIVST, via the coding sequence ATGTATATCTGGCAGAAAGAATGGGCAGAGAAGCTGCTGCTGATCTTCATTCTAGGACTCTTGGACAAACGTTCAACCTCTGTGGGTTGCCCTTCATCTTGCATTTGTGCCTCTGACCTCCTTAGCTGTGTCAGAAAAGGCCTCCATCATGTTCCTGCAAACCTGCCTGCAACTTCTTCTAGCTTGGACTTCAGCCACAACAACATCAGTCATCTATACAATAACTGGCTGCTTGGACTTCCACGTCTGCACATCTTACGTCTTAGTAACAACCATATAAAAAGGCTTCCTCCTCATGCTTTTCATAATGCCTCCAAGCTGCGGCATCTAGACCTTTCTTCCAACTTCTTGGAGAGTATTCGGGAAGAGTTGTTCCAACATCTCTCCAGTTTGGAGGAACTTCTTCTGTACAAAAATAGCATCAAGCATGTGGATGATGGCGCCTTTGTCCACTTGAGCAGCATTCGTAAAATCTACCTAAGCTGGAACAAACTGACCAGTTTCTCATTTAGCTCCTTGCAAAATCTCACTAACCCCAATCTACGCACCTTGGACCTCTCCTCCAACCACTTTCTAAAGTTGCCTGTGGAAGAGGTTTCTTCACTGCcagcatttattaaaaatggTCTCTACTTACACAACAATCCTTTAACTTGTCACTGCTCACTTTTTGCGCTTTTCACTCATTGGGATCACCGTCACTTTTCCTCTGTGGTTGACTTTTCCAGGGAATACACTTGCCGATATATGGGACACCCACGTGCTGTTGTGCATATTCTACAGACCCAGAAAGGGTTTGACAATTGCTCTATGGATACAATGCATGGGTTTCCTGACACTGGTGTGAGAGTTCTTGTTGGCAAGCATCTCATGGTGACATGCAATAGCAGTTTTTCCCAGGAGAATACAACCTACCTGTGGATTACACCCACGTACGACTTCATATTCCCCCCAGGTAACAACAATCAGAGTATTAAAATTCACCCAAATGGTAGCCTGGAAATCAACAAGGCACAAACCTGGAACTCTGGAATTTACTTGTGCATTGCAGTAAATAGAAGACTTAGCTATAATTTCACTCATGAAGTCAATGTGACTGTGCATTACCCCAAACATGATGGAGAGTCATTTAACACTGGTCTTACCACGCTCCTAGGCTGTGTAGTGACCCTAGTTTTGGTTTTCATCTACCTCTACATGACTCCTTGCCGCTGCTTTCTCTGCTGCTCCAGACCTCTGCAGACTCCAAGTCCACCACAAGAAAGCAGTGCTCAATCATCCATTCTTTGTGGAACTCCACCTGCCACAGACGGACCTATTAACCGTAAAGCTGGGATCAGCCGGCATGTGGTCTTTTTGGAACCAATCAAGGAGGGAGGGGCAGAGAAGAAGCCAAAGTTTCTTCAACTCAAGTCAGGCTCTGACAGCTCTGTGTTTTCTGACAGTCCCATTGTGTCTACATAG